One Saccharomyces mikatae IFO 1815 strain IFO1815 genome assembly, chromosome: 16 genomic region harbors:
- the MTM1 gene encoding Mtm1p (similar to Saccharomyces cerevisiae MTM1 (YGR257C); ancestral locus Anc_5.53) produces the protein MSDRNTSNRLTLKERMLSAGTGSLLTSLILTPMDVVRIRLQQQQMIPDCSCDGAPELSSAVGSGSKLKTLTDVRGQNLNNGKIFWESACFQELHCKNSSLKFNGTLEAFTKIANVEGITSLWRGISLTLLMAIPANMVYFSGYEYIRDISPIASTYPTLNPLFCGAIARVFAATSVAPLELVKTKLQSIPRSSRSTKTWMMVKDLLNETRQEMKMVGPSRALFKGLEITLWRDVPFSAIYWSSYELCKEKLWLDSSRYTSQNSNWIHFINSFASGCISGIVAAICTHPFDVGKTRWQISMMNNNDPKGSNRSRNMFKFLETIWRKEGFAALYTGLAARVIKIAPSCAIMISSYEISKRIFGKKLHQ, from the coding sequence ATGAGTGATCGCAATACTAGTAATAGACTAACCTTAAAAGAACGAATGTTAAGTGCTGGTACAGGATCACTACTCACCTCTTTGATCTTAACACCGATGGATGTCGTGAGAATACGActacaacaacagcagatGATTCCCGACTGTTCATGCGATGGGGCACCCGAGTTATCCAGCGCCGTTGGTTCAGGATCAAAACTTAAGACGTTGACCGATGTCAGAGGGCAAAACTTAAACAACGGGAAAATATTTTGGGAGAGTGCGTGTTTTCAAGAATTACACTGTAAAAACTCTTCGCTGAAGTTCAATGGCACTCTGGAAGCATTTACGAAAATTGCCAACGTTGAAGGTATAACGAGTTTATGGAGGGGTATTTCTTTAACTCTACTGATGGCTATCCCCGCTAATATGGTCTACTTTAGTGGATATGAATACATAAGGGATATCTCCCCCATTGCTTCGACGTACCCGACGTTGAATCCCCTCTTTTGTGGAGCAATTGCGAGAGTATTTGCAGCAACAAGTGTTGCACCCTTAGAACTAGTAAAAACTAAGCTGCAAAGTATACCGAGGTCATCAAGGTCCACGAAAACATGGATGATGGTTAAGGATTTGTTGAACGAGACGAGgcaagaaatgaaaatggtaGGTCCTTCTAGGGCTCTTTTTAAAGGTTTAGAGATCACTCTGTGGAGAGACGTTCCTTTCAGTGCAATATACTGGAGTTCGTATGAACTCTGCAAGGAGAAACTATGGCTGGATTCTAGTCGATATACATCGCAGAATTCCAACTGGATTCATTTCATAAACAGTTTTGCCAGCGGTTGCATAAGTGGGATAGTAGCAGCTATTTGCACACACCCCTTTGATGTCGGTAAAACGAGATGGCAAATATCCATGATGAACAATAATGACCCGAAGGGTAGCAACAGGTCTAGGAATATGTTTAAGTTTCTAGAGACCATATGGCGTAAGGAAGGTTTTGCTGCTCTTTATACGGGCCTCGCCGCCAGAGTGATTAAGATAGCGCCAAGTTGCGCTATTATGATTTCTAGTTATGAGATCtccaaaagaatatttggaaagaaattgCATCAGTAA
- the BUD32 gene encoding serine/threonine protein kinase BUD32 (similar to Saccharomyces cerevisiae BUD32 (YGR262C); ancestral locus Anc_5.43): MTQEFIDKVSSYLTQDVDIVPISQGAEAIVFSTTTHPYLPKTKGSHEKYIIKYRPPKRYRHPQIDQTLTKHRTLNESRLLAKLYLIPGLYVPQLIACDPYNGFIWLEFLGEDLPGGYGFSNLKNFLWMHDQDPYNDLVAATLRKVGRQIGLLHWNDYCHGDLTSSNIVLVRDGATWAPHLIDFGLGSVSNLVEDKGVDLYVLERAILSTHSKHAEKYNIWIMEGFEEAYNEQGTKGAKKLKEVMKRFQEVRLRGRKRSMLG, encoded by the coding sequence ATGACGCAAGAATTCATTGATAAAGTATCCTCGTACTTGACACAAGATGTAGACATTGTACCTATTTCGCAGGGTGCAGAGGCCATTGTTTTCTCAACCACTACTCACCCATATCTCCCAAAAACAAAGGGCTctcatgaaaaatatatcatcaaatatagGCCACCAAAGCGTTATAGACATCCCCAAATAGATCAGACGTTAACAAAACATCGTACCTTGAATGAATCGCGTTTGTTGGCTAAGCTGTACTTGATTCCAGGACTATATGTGCCGCAATTAATAGCGTGTGATCCGTACAATGGGTTCATTTGGCTAGAGTTTCTTGGAGAAGATCTTCCTGGGGGGTATGGTTTTAGTAATCTCAAGAACTTTTTGTGGATGCACGATCAAGACCCATATAATGATCTTGTGGCAGCTACGCTACGCAAGGTGGGCCGCCAAATTGGGTTGTTGCATTGGAATGATTACTGTCATGGCGATTTGACAAGCTCCAACATTGTTCTAGTGCGAGATGGCGCCACATGGGCGCCTCATCTGATTGACTTTGGTCTAGGTTCAGTATCAAATCTAGTCGAAGATAAAGGGGTCGATTTATACGTATTGGAGAGAGCTATTCTAAGCACACACTCAAAACATGCTGAAAAGTATAATATTTGGATCATGGAGGGGTTTGAAGAGGCCTATAATGAACAAGGTACTAAAGGTGCaaagaaactgaaagaagttatgaaaagatttcaaGAAGTCAGATTGCGTGGTCGTAAAAGAAGCATGCTGGGTTGA
- the SAY1 gene encoding steryl deacetylase (similar to Saccharomyces cerevisiae SAY1 (YGR263C)) encodes MAANSDVDSKAVYCRLQENKIINVISSDCVDLNDVTFQWSAIHIHLFHGLKFVALLLTVVPVCIIFGSIKIIVQRRRRFCLDHVNRIFLRQSSWILDESICQYVLNPLFVCLYPSTFSDPTYVKYEVSVEDQESPENTIFQDRRLKAPTVVDTKFYQYVMPEGFNPTIDPVLVFYHGGGYALKLTPTSLSFLNNMRNAFPKMAILVPDYTVTATDDQSKKYPLQILQNVAIFDYVVNTMGCKNVVIMGDSAGGNAVLNIVLYLRKCHRKIYPRKVIAISPWANATFFHEGEKEYMQQKQEWDGLCLKSHSMFGRMFVGSNPDIDFTRDPFVNIEKNFDTKAWQDILEKCSVMITYGSDELLSFQNKILAKKMIEASEGFDYFTSENVLLEHQGYHTGPILNYSRNMDRWTSIPSIARILKFMQS; translated from the coding sequence atggctGCTAACTCTGATGTTGACTCTAAAGCTGTATACTGTCGACTCcaggaaaataaaattatcaacGTTATATCGAGCGACTGTGTTGATCTAAATGATGTGACTTTCCAATGGAGCGCCATACATATACATTTGTTCCACGGATTAAAATTTGTTGCCCTATTGCTTACAGTAGTACCTGTATGTATAATCTTTGGCTCTATAAAGATTATTGTTCAACGCCGACGTAGGTTTTGCCTTGATCATGTGaacagaatttttttaagaCAAAGTTCCTGGATTCTCGATGAAAGTATTTGTCAATACGTGCTTAATcctttgtttgtttgtttatACCCTTCTACTTTTTCTGATCCGACTTATGTCAAATATGAGGTTTCAGTAGAGGATCAGGAATCTCCAGAGAATACTATTTTCCAAGATCGTCGACTAAAGGCACCTACCGTAGTGGATACAAAGTTTTACCAATATGTTATGCCAGAGGGATTTAATCCCACCATAGATCCAGTTTTAGTGTTTTATCACGGGGGTGGTTATGCCCTTAAATTGACCCCAACATCGCTGtcatttttgaacaatatGCGAAACGCTTTCCCTAAGATGGCTATCCTTGTTCCAGATTATACAGTTACAGCTACCGATGACCAGTCGAAGAAGTATCCACTACAAATTTTACAGAATGTGGCCATTTTTGATTATGTCGTCAATACTATGGGTTGCAAGAATGTGGTGATTATGGGAGATTCCGCTGGTGGTAATGCAGTTTTAAACATTGTTTTGTATTTGAGAAAGTGTCACAGGAAAATCTATCCAAGAAAAGTCATCGCCATAAGTCCCTGGGCCAATGccactttttttcatgaagGAGAAAAGGAATACATGCAACAAAAACAGGAATGGGATGGCCTATGTTTGAAGAGCCATTCGATGTTTGGGAGAATGTTTGTGGGGAGCAACCCAGACATTGATTTCACTCGTGATCCTTTTGTgaacattgaaaagaacttcGATACAAAAGCATGGCAAgatattttggaaaagtgCTCCGTGATGATTACCTACGGTAGTGACGAGTTGTTGAGCTTTCAAAATAAGATCCtggcaaaaaaaatgatcGAAGCTAGTGAGGGATTCGATTACTTTACCTCTGAAAATGTACTACTCGAACATCAAGGTTACCACACGGGACCTATATTAAACTATTCTCGTAATATGGATCGATGGACAAGCATACCATCTATCGCTCGAATCCTCAAGTTTATGCAATCCTAA
- the RAD2 gene encoding ssDNA endodeoxyribonuclease RAD2 (similar to Saccharomyces cerevisiae RAD2 (YGR258C)) — protein MGVHSFWDIAGPTARPVRLESLEDKRMAVDASIWIYQFLKAVRDQEGNAVKNSHITGFFRRICKLLYFGIRPVFVFDGGVPVLKRETIRQRKERRQGKRDNAKSTARKLLALQMQNMSDGSAKKLAQNDGSSVQIFKPQDEWDLPDIPGFKYDKEDARVDSTKTFEKLMNSIDGDGLEDIDLDAINPASAEFEELPKATQYLILSSLRLKSRLRMGYSKEQLETIFPNSMDFSKFQIDMVKRRNFFTQKLINTTGFQDGGASKLNQEVINRISGQKNKEYRLTKTDNGWILGLGSNDGSEAQKAIVIDDGESGALVKQLNSNAVDGDILQWDDFQEGAFRILRDKPSDMATTPQKRSNRSEDEGANSDEYAWEEVDLKPKNDTLIEDFSLKAARLPYMDQSVNSVGSKSFLDKRYDQASPIKNTPTTKINRINVDDDDDEDYLKQIEEIEMMESVQRSKMEKNSESVDKPKLAQPTMSNAERSRPPIVQYGSLGAQPDCKQLHHVTNLNSKSGSVIEMNGKTTISEFKPPSVAEDKGAALTEGEQNLNFISQKIPQFDFNNKKSLLFQNDTNNKATQEKTKEKPPVPEMPSWFSSADSQRPYNPYSTTNFVEDKNTGNEQESEAGTTTNRNSYELLTGLNAIEMLEKETGTEENSLDAKNDDDLELLSDEVYEDVPTKSQIENEVEDSGDGKEESSNNGHRKPLAFDYDFSEDEEDNIVENMIKEQQEFDTFKKTTLVPSGGRNVADSAFLEDELFEQQMKDKRDSDEVTMDMIKEVQELLSRFGIPYITAPMEAEAQCAELLQLKLVDGVITDDSDVFLFGGTKIYKNMFHEKNYVEFYDAESILRSLGLDRKNMIELAQLLGSDYTNGLKGMGPVSSIEVIAEFGNLKNFKDWYNNGQFDKRKQETETKFEKDLRKKLVNNEVILDDDFPSVMVYDAYMRPEVDHDTTPFVWGSPDLDMLRSFMKHQLGWPYEKSDEILIPLIRDVNNRKKKGKQKRINDFFPSEYISDGKKLSTSKRVTTATGKLKKRKL, from the coding sequence ATGGGTGTTCATTCATTTTGGGATATTGCAGGTCCCACGGCAAGACCCGTGAGGCTGGAATCCCTGGAAGATAAGAGAATGGCAGTCGATGCGTCCATTTGGATATACCAGTTTTTGAAAGCTGTGCGGGACCAAGAAGGGAATGCTGTGAAAAATTCACACATCACTGGCTTTTTCAGAAGAATTTGTAAGCTGCTGTACTTTGGTATAAGGCCGGTGTTCGTGTTTGACGGTGGTGTGCCCGTGTTGAAGAGAGAAACTATACGGCAAAGGAAAGAACGAAGACAAGGGAAGCGAGACAATGCGAAATCTACGGCTAGGAAGCTGCTAGCTTTGCAGATGCAAAACATGTCGGACGGTAGCGCAAAGAAGCTGGCACAGAATGACGGTAGTAGtgttcaaatcttcaaacCTCAAGACGAGTGGGATTTGCCTGATATACCAGGATTCAAGTACGATAAGGAAGATGCCAGAGTTGATTCTACCAAGACTTTCGAGAAGCTTATGAATTCGATAGACGGCGATGGATTGGAAGACATTGATTTGGACGCCATAAATCCAGCATCGGCTGAATTTGAGGAGCTGCCTAAGGCGACACAGTAtttgatattatcatcgttgaGGCTGAAATCTAGACTGAGAATGGGGTACTCGAAGGAACAGTTGGAAACCATTTTCCCCAATAGCATGGATTTCTCGAAATTCCAAATAGATATggtcaaaagaagaaattttttcaccCAAAAATTAATCAACACCACTGGGTTTCAGGACGGTGGGGCGTCTAAGCTAAACCAGGAGGTGATTAATAGGATATCtggacaaaaaaataaagagtaCAGGTTGACGAAGACGGATAATGGATGGATCCTTGGGCTAGGGTCGAACGACGGTTCTGAAGCCCAGAAGGCAATCGTGATAGACGATGGAGAGTCTGGTGCCCTGGTAAAACAATTGAATAGTAACGCTGTAGACGGCGACATACTCCAGTGGGATGACTTTCAAGAGGGCGCTTTTAGAATACTACGAGACAAGCCCTCTGACATGGCAACCACTCCGCAGAAGAGAAGCAATCGATCGGAGGATGAGGGGGCGAATTCAGATGAATACGCGTGGGAAGAAGTAGATCTTAAACCCAAGAATGACACGTTGATAGAAGATTTTTCGCTGAAGGCTGCAAGGTTACCTTACATGGACCAATCTGTTAATAGTGTGGGCAGTAAATCGTTTCTGGATAAAAGATATGATCAGGCATCGCCCATCAAAAATACTCCAACAACCAAAATCAACAGGATTAATGTggacgatgacgatgacgagGATTACTTAAaacaaattgaagaaattgaaatgaTGGAATCCGTGCAACGTTCTaagatggaaaaaaattctgaatCGGTTGATAAACCAAAACTCGCTCAACCTACCATGTCCAATGCTGAACGATCACGTCCGCCGATAGTACAGTATGGATCACTTGGAGCTCAGCCGGACTGTAAGCAACTACATCATGTGACAAATTTGAACAGTAAATCTGGCTCAGTCATTGAAATGAATGGCAAAACAACAATTTCTGAGTTTAAACCACCATCTGTGGCGGAGGATAAAGGTGCCGCATTAACAGAAGGAGAGCAAAATTTAAATTTTATCTCTCAGAAGATACCGCAATTTGatttcaacaacaaaaaatctctactttttcaaaatgataCCAATAATAAAGCGACCCAAGAGAAGACGAAAGAGAAGCCTCCGGTTCCAGAAATGCCGAGTTGGTTCTCTTCTGCCGATTCCCAACGACCATATAACCCTTATAGCACCACCAATTTTGtggaagataaaaatactgGGAACGAACAAGAAAGTGAAGCTGGAACAACCACAAACAGGAACAGCTATGAACTTCTCACTGGCTTGAATGCCATCGAAATgctagaaaaagaaactggaACCGAAGAGAATTCACTTGACGCAAAAAATGACGATGACTTAGAGCTCTTATCAGATGAAGTATATGAGGACGTTCCCACCAAATCTCAAATCGAGAATGAAGTAGAGGACAGTGGTGATGGAAAAGAGGAATCTTCGAATAATGGGCACCGGAAGCCCCTTGCTTTTGATTACGACTTctctgaagatgaagaggataACATAGTAGAGAACATGATAAAGGAGCAACAAGAATTCGATacattcaagaaaacaacatTAGTGCCTTCTGGTGGAAGAAATGTTGCTGATAGTGCCTTTCTGGAGGACGAGTTGTTCGAGCAACAGATGAAGGATAAAAGGGATTCTGATGAAGTAACTATGGATATGATCAAAGAAGTGCAAGAATTATTATCCAGATTTGGCATCCCCTATATCACAGCGCCTATGGAAGCTGAAGCACAGTGTGCAGAGCTCTTGCAGCTGAAACTTGTTGATGGCGTAATTACCGATGATAGTgatgtttttttatttggtgGTACAAAgatttacaaaaatatgTTCCACGAAAAGAACTATGTCGAGTTTTACGATGCTGAATCTATTTTAAGGTCGTTAGGTTTAGATAGAAAGAACATGATCGAATTGGCACAGCTTTTAGGGAGTGATTACACAAATGGATTGAAGGGCATGGGTCCCGTTTCAAGTATCGAAGTCATTGCGGAATTTGGaaacttgaagaattttAAAGACTGGTACAATAATGGACAGTTTGATAAACGCAAACAAGAAACGGAAACTAAATTCGAAAAAGACCTGAGGAAGAAGCTGGTAAATAATGAAGTTATCTTGGACGACGATTTCCCAAGTGTCATGGTTTATGACGCATACATGAGACCAGAAGTGGATCATGATACCACACCATTTGTTTGGGGATCGCCAGATCTGGACATGCTACGATCATTCATGAAGCATCAGTTAGGTTGGCCATACGAAAAGTCGGACGAAATTCTTATTCCTTTGATTAGAGATGTTAACAATcgtaaaaagaaagggaaGCAGAAAAGGATTAACGACTTCTTTCCAAGTGAATACATATCTGATGGTAAGAAGCTCAGTACAAGTAAGAGGGTTACAACTGCAACAGGTaaactgaagaaaagaaagctgTAA
- the APL6 gene encoding AP-3 complex subunit beta (similar to Saccharomyces cerevisiae APL6 (YGR261C); ancestral locus Anc_5.45), which produces MVDSINRIASALDTAKVITREAAAVATSKLGESSYTYYSQNINPQQLATLLNSRNSREVRDAMKRIISIMASDDDSIDVQLYFADVVKNITTNDIKVKRLIHLYLLRFAENDPNLTLLSINSLQKSLSDSNPELRCFALSALSDMKMTSLAPIILHTVKKLVTDPSAMVRGEVALAIIKLYRAGKNEYHEELLDILKELMADTDPKVISCTVLAFKECYADHLELLHGHFRRYCKVIRQLDSWSQSYLIELLIKYCKQFLPKPTVVDRSSEDSPRSCPLPDNYNEIEYPLYDVVNHPDLDLFLQSLNRLIYSSNPAVILASCNALYQLASPLQMKNTKFIEALVKTVSTTTNQGNKEILLQAVHFLSTLDQTLSLPYIKKFYILPKDSIVASVWKIQILSTLINESNVKEIFKELKYYVASAHLPEKVVILAVKSLSQCGQLSTSWESHVMKWLIDHMESHNLSASVLDAYVNVIRMLVQKNPTKHLRIIFKLADLLTAQRSLADNARAGIVWLFGEIASIEFKICPDVLRKLIPMFSDEGPETRCQILVLSAKLLSYDIDNFKQEQIAASDESSDEKNYQNHYDFSSSRISKMYEAVLYLAKYDDEFDIRDRARMISSLFDSGKYEIVSLLLQAPKPSARNNDFIISARLEVHAQEVKDFFKMLPWNTEITGIAETDNDVRKGVELKDYNKYKKSFSSQSFISNNSARSFTSNSNSNLRGVNDSNGSSVSGKGNINTVTSHNGKKYRLQSLDEFFSDIPERKSKSKKIIRVEEESSDDNEDESEESSDEDESDDDEYSDSSSLGTSSSHLEL; this is translated from the coding sequence ATGGTAGACTCAATTAATCGTATTGCATCGGCATTAGATACTGCCAAAGTGATAACTAGGGAAGCTGCCGCGGTAGCCACCTCCAAGCTCGGTGAATCCTCTTATACTTATTATTCTCAAAATATTAATCCTCAGCAGTTGGCCACCTTGTTAAACTCTAGGAATTCTAGAGAAGTTAGAGATGCCATGAAGAGAATTATATCTATAATGGCTTCTGATGATGACTCTATTGATGTTCAATTATATTTTGCTGATGTGGTGAAGAATATCACCACTAATGACATTAAAGTGAAAAGACTTATTCACCTATATTTACTTCGATTTGCTGAAAATGACCCAAATTTGACCTTACTATCCATTAATTCTCTTCAAAAATCATTGTCTGATTCAAATCCCGAATTGAGATGCTTTGCTTTGAGTGCTCTCTCTGatatgaagatgacatCGTTAGCACCTATCATTTTACACACTGTTAAGAAATTAGTTACGGATCCATCTGCAATGGTTCGTGGTGAAGTTGCGTTGGCCATTATCAAATTGTATAGAGCTGGAAAGAATGAGTACCATGAAGAACTATTGGATATCCTGAAAGAGTTGATGGCAGATACGGATCCTAAGGTGATATCCTGTACTGTCCTGGCTTTCAAAGAATGTTATGCCGATCACTTAGAACTACTGCATGGGCATTTTCGTAGGTACTGTAAAGTAATTAGGCAGCTAGATTCATGGTCACAATCATATTTGATCGAATTGTTGATCAAATATTGTAAACAATTCTTACCAAAACCCACAGTGGTTGATAGGTCGTCAGAAGATTCTCCGAGAAGCTGTCCTTTACCAGATAATTATAATGAGATTGAGTACCCACTTTACGACGTGGTTAATCATCCTGATTTAGACTTATTTTTACAGAGTCTGAATCGTCTAATTTACAGTTCCAACCCTGCAGTGATTCTAGCGTCTTGTAATGCACTATATCAATTGGCCTCACCATTGCAGATGAAAAATACCAAATTTATTGAAGCATTGGTCAAGACAGTTTCCACGACGACAAATCAAGGTAACAAAGAAATCCTTTTGCAAGcagttcattttttatcaaccTTAGACCAAACTTTATCTTTACCatacatcaaaaaattctacATTTTACCCAAAGACTCCATTGTTGCATCTGTTTGGAAGATCCAGATTCTGTCGACGTTAATAAATGAATCAAATGTTAAGGAAATATTCAAGGAACTGAAATATTATGTAGCCAGCGCTCATCTTCCGGAAAAGGTTGTTATTTTGGCAGTCAAATCATTGTCTCAATGTGGTCAATTGTCTACCAGTTGGGAATCTCATGTAATGAAGTGGCTGATTGATCATATGGAATCCCACAACTTGTCGGCTTCTGTCCTAGACGCATACGTGAATGTTATTAGGATGCTGGTACAAAAGAACCCCACAAAACATTTACGCATTATCTTTAAACTAGCTGATTTATTAACAGCACAAAGGAGTTTGGCCGATAATGCACGTGCAGGTATTGTTTGGCTATTCGGTGAAATCGCATCGATTGAATTCAAGATATGCCCGGACGTTTTGAGGAAGCTAATTCCGATGTTTTCCGATGAGGGTCCGGAAACAAGATGTCAAATTTTAGTGTTATCAGCAAAACTTCTCTCTTATGACATTGATAATTTCAAGCAAGAACAAATTGCTGCAAGCGATGAATCTAGCGATGAGAAAAATTACCAGAATCATTACGATTTTAGCAGTTCAAGAATCTCAAAAATGTATGAAGCGGTTCTTTACTTGGCAAAGTATGATGACGAGTTTGATATTAGAGATAGAGCAAGGATGATTTCTTCCCTTTTCGATTCAGGAAAATACGAAATTGTGTCGTTGTTATTACAAGCACCCAAACCTTCAGCGAGGAATAACGATTTTATCATCTCTGCGAGGCTGGAAGTACATGCTCAAGAAGTTAAagatttctttaaaatGCTTCCTTGGAACACAGAGATTACTGGTATTGCTGAAACAGACAACGATGTTAGGAAGGGTGTAGAATTGAAAGACTataacaaatataaaaaaagtttttcatctCAGTCTTTTATTAGCAACAACTCAGCAAGATCATTTACATCCAATTCCAATTCAAATTTAAGGGGGGTCAATGATAGTAATGGCAGTAGCGTCTCCGGAAAAGGTAACATAAACACCGTAACTTCTCATAATGGGAAGAAATATCGTTTGCAAAGTTTGGacgaatttttttctgacataccagaaagaaaaagtaaatcaaagaaaattataaGAGTGGAGGAAGAAAGTAGTGAcgataatgaagatgaatcGGAAGAGAGtagtgatgaagatgaatcGGACGATGATGAGTATAGCGATTCCTCATCTTTGGGAACATCTTCTTCACATCTGGAGCTATAA
- the TNA1 gene encoding Tna1p (similar to Saccharomyces cerevisiae TNA1 (YGR260W); ancestral locus Anc_5.50): protein MSNKFTMESPKHLVDDVLFMSPTNDGSDERPTEVTFQEDEGHEASLHNRNHEKKSELATEREIMATTTDDDGIPSPSHPMEKRVLRKMDIYLIPLMGLLYFLSNLDKSNIGNAEVAGLSKDINLVGTQYNTCVTVFFATYVLFDPIGTNLLKIMGPPLMMSICLTCFGAISLGTAWVKNYPQLIVVRLLLGAFEGMIYPAINMYLSVCYRREQYALRFAFVFSAACLSSSFGGLIAYGCSKISGSLRAWQYIYIVEGCISLGFVPFYAFGLSKNLEDSWFFNREEKEYISERYKTMNTFNPDEKFEWFQVWQAVKDVKTWASAVALFGIDLTTFGLTVFLPIIITSMGFTNVRAQLMTVPIYFLTAIVFFVCAVWSDRIKLRSPFILGACLTTSIGIAIVLGSEVHGVRYFGVYILCMGIYVNAACNCLWLSGNTGNYFKRATALGINLFMGSGSGLVSGQIFVAKDKPRYIKGLSISLAFQVFSIFMTIVQIFLYKRENDRKKAIIDRCNELGEPIPYDERLSDKNPEFKYMY from the coding sequence ATGAGCAACAAATTCACTATGGAGTCACCTAAACATTTGGTGGATGATGTGCTTTTCATGTCACCCACCAACGATGGATCAGACGAAAGACCTACAGAGGTCACGTTccaagaagatgaaggCCATGAGGCTAGCTTGCACAATCGCAaccatgaaaaaaagtcaGAACTGGCCACCGAACGAGAAATCATGGCCACGACCACGGACGATGATGGTATTCCATCTCCTTCTCATCCAATGGAGAAGCGTGTCCTGCGCAAAATGGACATTTATTTAATCCCGCTTATGGGGTTACTGTATTTCCTTTCCAACTTGGATAAATCGAATATTGGTAACGCAGAAGTTGCAGGTCTATCCAAGGATATTAACCTTGTGGGGACGCAATACAATACATGTGTCactgttttttttgcgACGTATGTTCTTTTTGACCCCATTGGTACCAATCTCCTGAAAATCATGGGTCCGCCATTAATGATGAGTATCTGTTTGACCTGTTTTGGTGCTATCTCGCTAGGGACCGCTTGGGTAAAGAATTATCCTCAGTTGATCGTGGTCAGACTACTGCTGGGTGCTTTTGAAGGTATGATTTATCCAGCTATTAACATGTATCTTTCCGTGTGCTATAGAAGAGAACAGTACGCTTTAAGATTCGCCTTTGTCTTTAGTGCCGCCTGTTTGTCTTCCTCCTTTGGTGGGCTTATTGCTTACGGTTGTTCCAAGATCAGTGGCTCTCTAAGAGCTTGGCAATACATCTACATTGTCGAAGGTTGTATCTCCTTGGGGTTTGTCCCATTCTATGCCTTTGGGTTGAGTAAAAATTTAGAAGACTCATGGTTTTTCAATAGAGAGGAAAAGGAATACATATCCGAGAGATACAAGACAATGAACACTTTCAACCCGGACGAAAAATTCGAATGGTTTCAAGTGTGGCAGGCGGTCAAAGATGTCAAAACTTGGGCCAGTGCCGTGGCTTTGTTTGGTATCGATTTAACTACTTTTGGTCTGACCGTCTTTCTGCCAATCATCATTACCAGCATGGGGTTCACTAATGTTAGAGCTCAATTGATGACCGTCCCCATCTACTTTCTCACAGCAATCGTGTTCTTTGTCTGTGCTGTTTGGTCCGATCGCATAAAATTAAGATCTCCATTTATTTTGGGTGCTTGTTTAACTACTTCGATTGGTATTGCCATCGTCCTTGGTTCTGAAGTTCATGGTGTGAGATACTTTGGGGTTTACATTCTTTGTATGGGAATCTACGTTAATGCTGCCTGTAACTGTTTGTGGTTGAGTGGTAATACCGGTAACTACTTCAAGAGAGCCACCGCTTTAGGTATCAATCTATTTATGGGATCTGGTTCAGGTTTGGTCTCTGGACAAATTTTTGTTGCTAAAGACAAGCCAAGATATATCAAGGGGCTGTCCATTAGTTTAGCGTTCCAAGTCTTCTCCATATTTATGACAATCGTACAGATATTTCTttacaaaagagaaaatgaTAGAAAGAAAGCTATAATCGATCGTTGTAACGAATTGGGAGAGCCTATTCCATACGATGAAAGATTAAGCGACAAAAACCCTGAGTTTAAATACATGTATTAG